Proteins from one Panicum virgatum strain AP13 chromosome 7K, P.virgatum_v5, whole genome shotgun sequence genomic window:
- the LOC120641749 gene encoding cinnamyl alcohol dehydrogenase 7-like produces MAPTEAEQHPRRALALAAHDASGRVTPIRISRRDTGDDDVAIKVLYCGICHSDLHTVKNEWRTAIYPVVPGHEIAGLVTEVGKNVQKFSVGDRVGVGCMANTCQSCESCEAGLENYCSKIVFTYNSRDRDGTVTCGGYSDMVVVNQHFVIRFPDGMPLDRGAPLLCAGITVYTPMKYHGLNEPGKRIGVIGLGGLGHVAVKFAKAFGMRVTVISTSPEKREEAMEKLGADDFVVSSDAGQMKAAKGTMHGIINTASASMSMYPYLALLKPQGKMILLGLPEKPLQISAFSLVAGGKTLAGSCMGSIKDTQEMMDFAAKHELTADVEVVGADDVNDALERLAKGEVRYRFVIDISNTLATA; encoded by the exons ATGGCACCGACGGAGGCGGAGCAGCACCCGCGGAGGGCGCTGGCGCTCGCGGCGCACGACGCCTCCGGCCGCGTCACCCCCATCCGGATCTCGCGAAG GGACACTGGAGACGACGATGTCGCTATAAAGGTACTGTACTGTGGGATATGCCACTCTGACCTGCACACTGTTAAGAATGAGTGGAGGACTGCCATCTACCCAGTTGTCCCTGG GCATGAGATCGCCGGGCTGGTCACCGAGGTTGGCAAGAACGTGCAGAAGTTCAGCGTCGGCGACAGGGTCGGCGTCGGGTGCATGGCCAACACTTGCCAGTCCTGCGAGAGCTGCGAGGCAGGGCTCGAGAACTACTGCTCCAAGATCGTCTTCACCTACAACTCCCGCGACAGGGACGGCACCGTCACCTGCGGTGGCTACTCCGACATGGTCGTCGTGAACCAGCACTTCGTCATCCGGTTCCCCGACGGCATGCCCCTCGACAGGGGCGCGCCCCTGCTCTGCGCTGGGATAACCGTGTACACCCCCATGAAGTACCACGGGCTGAATGAGCCCGGCAAGCGCATCGGCGTGATCGGCCTCGGTGGGCTTGGGCATGTCGCCGTGAAGTTCGCGAAGGCGTTCGGGATGAGGGTGACCGTGATCAGCACGTCCCCGGAGAAGAGGGAGGAGGCCATGGAGAAGCTTGGTGCGGATGACTTTGTTGTCAGCAGCGATGCTGGTCAGATGAAG GCCGCGAAGGGCACAATGCACGGCATTATAAACACGGCCTCTGCAAGCATGTCCATGTACCCTTACCTCGCTCTGCTCAAGCCCCAGGGCAAGATGATCTTGCTTGGCCTGCCTGAGAAGCCTCTGCAGATCTCTGCCTTCTCTTTGGTTGCTG GCGGCAAGACTCTGGCCGGGAGCTGCATGGGGAGCATCAAGGACACTCAGGAGATGATGGACTTCGCCGCTAAGCACGAGTTGACGGCGGACGTTGAGGTGGTTGGCGCCGATGATGTGAACGATGCACTGGAGCGCCTCGCCAAGGGCGAGGTCAGGTACCGCTTCGTCATCGACATCAGCAACACCCTTGCTACGGCGTGA
- the LOC120641748 gene encoding pentatricopeptide repeat-containing protein At1g79490, mitochondrial-like, producing MLLRVGLARSARLRGGATPVFLARRGRGLSSGPPPDPEWTDTVEYLDESGGLLSSAPGARPAVPGADPTILSGASAHPLPRPAAAARLAALALRHRSGAPLSAALSALPSAPDPALLLLAAASLPASDPVPLISLVAWARLQPWFVPSDDLSSLLASRLPPATHSSELLALFDDTLGLPDPAAFPKTLNAVVSALATNGLLEPAFYCFKRLRDAGFKGLETPAYNALLSLLLTRGLAFKAFEVLDEMATSGCALDEGTYELAVPALARAGRIDAARKMFDEMKQREGIGRPPAGVYSVMVDVLAKAGRLDAAMGMYREMVAVGHRVSTGVSTAMVEGLVRSGKLDAGMELWEEMRRGGLRPNFGLYTMVVEANARSGRLDVAAKLFGDMEKVGFFPTPATYACLVEMHASAGQVDAAMRLYHSMANAGTRPGLSTFTALLTMLANKRMLDLAAKVLLEMKASGFPIEVTASDLLMIYIKDGSTDLALRWLRFMGSAGIRTNNFIIRQLFESCMKTGLYDSARPLLETYVAGAAKVDLILYTSILAHLVRCQDESSERAIMDILSASKHKAHDFMCGLFTGPEQRKQPVLSFVREFFQGIDYDVEESAARYFVNVLLNYLVLMGQMNRARCVWKVAYENKLFAKAIVFDQHIAWSLDVRSLSVGAALVATVHTLHRFRKRMLYYGVVPRRIKLVTGPTLKMVVAQVLASLESPFEVSKVVLRAPGDSVLEWFKKPIVQQFLLNEIPSKADVLMHRLNVMFPSSAPEARSLYIPRSLGMSR from the coding sequence ATGCTGCTCCGTGTCGGCCTCGCGCGCAGCGcccgcctccgcggcggcgccaccccAGTGTTcctggcgcggcgcgggcgcggcctctCCTCCGGGCCCCCGCCCGATCCCGAGTGGACGGACACGGTGGAGTACCTGGACGAGTCGGGCGGGCTGCTCTCCTCGGCGCccggggcgcggccggccgTGCCGGGCGCCGACCCCACCATcctctccggcgcctccgcgcacccgctcccgcgccccgccgcggcggcccgcctcgccgcgctcgcgctccgCCACCGCTCGGGCGCGCCCCTCTCCGCCGCGCTCTCCGCGCTGCCCTCCGCGCCCGACCccgcgctgctcctcctcgcGGCCGCCTCGCTCCCGGCCTCCGACCCCGTCCCGCTCATCTCCCTCGTCGCATGGGCGCGCCTCCAGCCTTGGTTCGTCCCCTCCGACGACCTCTCCTCGCTCCTCGCATCGCGTCTCCCGCCGGCCACGCACTCCTCCGAACTCCTCGCGCTCTTCGACGACACCCTCGGGCTCCCCGACCCCGCCGCCTTCCCCAAGACGCTCAACGCCGTCGTCTCCGCGCTCGCCACCAACGGCCTCCTCGAGCCGGCCTTCTACTGCTTCAAGCGCCTCCGCGACGCCGGCTTCAAGGGCCTCGAGACGCCTGCCTACAACGCCCTCCTCTCGCTGCTCCTCACCAGGGGCCTCGCCTTCAAGGCCTTCGAGGTGCTCGACGAAATGGCGACCTCGGGCTGCGCCCTCGACGAGGGCACGTACGAGCTCGCGGTGCCTGCTCTGGCGCGCGCTGGGAGGATCGACGCAGCCCGCAAGATGTTTGATGAAATGAAGCAGAGGGAGGGAATCGGGCGGCCGCCGGCAGGGGTGTACTCCGTGATGGTGGACGTGCTGGCCAAGGCAGGCAGGCTTGATGCGGCCATGGGGATGTACAGAGAGATGGTGGCAGTGGGGCATCGGGTGAGCACAGGGGTGAGCACTGCCATGGTGGAGGGGCTCGTGAGGTCTGGGAAGCTGGATGCTGGGATGGAACTTTGGGAGGAGATGCGGCGGGGAGGGCTCCGACCAAACTTTGGGTTGTACACCATGGTGGTTGAGGCCAATGCTCGGTCCGGAAGGCTGGACGTCGCCGCCAAGTTGTTTGGTGACATGGAGAAGGTTGGGTTCTTCCCCACACCAGCCACATATGCATGTTTGGTGGAAATGCATGCTTCGGCAGGGCAGGTGGATGCAGCAATGCGGTTGTATCACTCCATGGCGAATGCCGGGACAAGGCCAGGGCTTAGCACGTTTACAGCTCTGCTGACAATGCTGGCGAATAAGAGGATGCTGGATTTGGCTGCAAAGGTACTGCTGGAGATGAAGGCATCAGGGTTCCCTATCGAGGTGACCGCGAGTGACCTGCTCATGATCTATATCAAGGATGGATCGACTGACCTTGCACTCCGGTGGCTACGGTTCATGGGCTCTGCTGGCATAAGGACCAACAACTTCATCATAAGGCAGCTGTTTGAGTCTTGCATGAAGACAGGTCTGTATGACTCAGCACGGCCGCTGCTTGAGACATATGTAGCCGGGGCAGCCAAGGTAGACTTGATTCTATACACATCCATCCTTGCCCACTTGGTGCGGTGCCAGGACGAGAGCAGTGAGCGGGCAATCATGGACATCCTGAGCGCCAGCAAGCACAAGGCTCATGACTTCATGTGCGGGCTGTTCACTGGTCCAGAGCAGCGTAAGCAACCTGTGCTCTCCTTTGTGCGAGAATTCTTCCAGGGCATTGATTACGATGTCGAGGAGAGTGCCGCCAGGTACTTCGTGAACGTCCTCCTCAACTACCTGGTGCTCATGGGGCAGATGAACCGCGCCCGATGTGTGTGGAAGGTCGCCTACGAGAACAAGTTGTTCGCCAAAGCGATCGTCTTCGACCAGCACATCGCCTGGTCCCTGGATGTCCGGAGCCTATCCGTGGGCGCGGCGCTTGTGGCGACCGTGCACACACTGCACAGGTTCAGGAAGCGGATGCTGTACTACGGGGTTGTGCCACGGCGCATCAAGCTGGTGACAGGGCCGACGCTGAAGATGGTGGTGGCGCAGGTGCTGGCATCGCTGGAGTCCCCATTCGAGGTGAGTAAGGTCGTCCTGCGTGCACCCGGTGACTCGGTGCTGGAGTGGTTCAAGAAGCCCATCGTCCAGCAGTTTCTGCTCAACGAGATACCCTCCAAGGCCGACGTTCTCATGCACAGGCTCAACGTCATGTTCCCGAGCTCTGCTCCAGAGGCACGGTCCCTGTACATCCCAAGATCCCTTGGCATGTCTAGGTGA
- the LOC120641750 gene encoding uncharacterized protein LOC120641750 produces MSGVITKFAVTSMVMWMAPVAIMYGFYYQVFPGVSQMSSSAQTLASGFLAVISVNLVIGFYICMAMKETPHQEPQPDPTFLADAKASINQLTSSQVNDDSKGKGKVE; encoded by the exons ATGTCAGGAGTGATCACAAAGTTCGCGGTTACATCCATGGTGATGTGGATGGCCCCGGTCGCGATCATGTATGGGTTCTACTACCAGGTGTTTCCAG GTGTGAGTCAGATGTCATCCTCAGCGCAGACACTCGCCAGCGGGTTCCTTGCCGTCATATCAGTTAATCTGGTGATCGGCTTCTACATATGCATGGCGATGAAGGAGACTCCACACCAGGAGCCGCAGCCTGATCCCACCTTCTTGGCAGATGCTAAAGCGAGTATCAACCAGCTAACATCTTCTCAAGTGAATGATGATtccaaggggaaggggaaggttgAGTAA